From the genome of Deinococcus arcticus:
GACCGCCTGAACGAGAAGCCCACCCGGCAGGCCACCCTGGTGGACATCACCTGCGACAGCGACGGCAAGATCGAGAAGTTCATTGACCTGCGTGACGTGAAAGCCACCCTGCCCCTGCACGAGCCGGGCAGCCGCCCCTACTACCTGGGCGTGTTCCTGATGGGCGCCTACCAGGACGTGCTGGGCAGCGCGCACAACCTCTTCGGCAAGGTCAGCGAGGCCCACGTGACGGTGCGGCCCGGTGGACGCTTCAACATTGACCTCTTTGTGCGCGGTCAGAAGGCCCGGCGCATGATTGAAAGCATGGGCTACGAGGAACCCATGCTGCGCGACGCCATTGAGGACCAGGCCGACGCCGCGCTGAAGGTGGGCACCCTGAGCACCGACCAGGAGCAGGAACTGCTGGACGACTACGGCGAGGAGCTGCTGGGCTACACGTATCTGGAATACGAGAACTGAAGAGGCGACAGCAGTGGCCGGGGCGGAGGCTCCGGCCACTGTTCAGTTGCGCTCTCTCCCCCGCTGGACCCGGCGCCTCCTGCTGGGTGTCCCGCGCCCTTGCAGTTGGACAGGCCCACACTGCGGCGGCAAAGTGACGCACTGTGCGCCCCCTTCACCCCATCCGCGCTACCCTGTGCCTTATGTCGGACGCTCTGCTTACGCTGGAAATCGAGAAACTGGTCGCCGGAGGTCTGGGGCTGGCCCGTGACGAGTCCGGCGTGGTGCTGGTGCGCGGCGCGCTGCCGGGCGAACAGGTCACGGCCCGCGTGCGGGCAGGCAAGGGCGTGCGCCAGGGCGAGGTGGTGGAGGTGCTGCGCCGCAGTCCGGAGCGCGTGGACGGCCCGGCGCTGCCCACCGCCGATCTGGCCCACGCCACCTACGAAGCGCAGCTGAATTACAAACGCGCCTTTGTGGAAGAGGCCCTGAGCCGCATTGCCAAGGTGCGCCACGGGGTGGCCCCCACCGTGCCCAGCCCGCAGCCCTGGGGCTACCGCAACACCGCCCAGTATCTGGTGACCCCCCGGGGACTGGCGTACCGCGAGCGCCGGGGCAGCGAGCCGCTGGTGGTCAGCCGCGATCCCCTGGTCATGCCCCAGATTCAGGCTGTGCTGGACCGCCTGGACCCCGCCCAGCTGGACCCCGCCACCGAGGTGGCCTTCCGGGCCAGCCGCCTGACCGGCGAGGTGGTGGCCGCCCTGATTGGCGCGGGCGAACCCAGGCAGTTCCTGCGCGCCAGTGACCACCTGATGGACGCGGGGGTGGTGGGGGTGTCGCTGGCCCAGCCCGCCGGGCGCCGTTTCAGCGCGGGCGTGCGCCTGATCGCCGGCGAGAGCGAGATCCGCGAGCAGTTCGGGGACGTGCAGGTGAGTGTGTCGGCCACGGGCTTCGCGCAGGTGAACCCCGAGGCGGCGGGGCTGGCCTACCGCCGCGCCGCCGAACTGGCCGGCAAGGGTGAGCACGCCGTGGACCTGTACGGCGGCGCCGGGGCCATCGGGCGGCATCTGGCGCCCCATTTCCGCCGGGTGACCGTGCTGGACGCCGCCCCCGAGGCCCTGGCACGCGGCCGGCAGGACGTGGCCCAGAGCGGCGAGAAGAACGTGACCTTCCGCAACGGCGACGCCGCGCGCTTTTCCGAGCTGGGCACCGACGTGATTGTGGTGGACCCGCCCCGCGCCGGCCTGGAAGAGGGCGCGCGCGACCACATCCATGCCAGCACTGCCGACCGGCTGGTGTATGTGTCGTGCGATCCCGCCACCTGGGCGCGCGATGTGGGCGATCTGGTGCGCCGGGGCTGGAAACTGGCCGAGGTGGTGCCGCACGACTTCTACCCCCAGACCAGCCACGTGGAGATCGTGAGCGTGCTGAGCCGCTAAGTCGCTCGCTGCCAGGCCCCCGATCAACCGAGCGGGCTGGAACAGCTGCGCCGCAACGCGAGAAGCGAACACAGTGCCTCGCACCGGGAATGGAAACGTTGCTGTGCCCTTCTGAACCGTTGCCATGGGAGGGGCAAGGCACTTAAGGACGTTGCACCTCACGTTACGACTTTGCAGGAGAGCACCGCAAAGTCTCCACTCCCGGTGCAACGTCCTTTTTTCGATACTCGCTCTGCTGCGCAGCTGTTCCAGCCCGCTCGGTTGATCTAAAGATCAACAGCGAGCGACTTAACGGCCGCCCAGCCCGCCTGAAGCCCCGGTTCACCGCCACTTCACTTCCCAGCGCTAGCCTGCCCCGCGTGACGCGCCTCCTGCTTGCCGTGCTTGGCCTGCCGCTGCTCCTCTGTGCCTGTCAGGACCAGGGCGCCCGCGCCCAGACGGCGGCCCTGCAGGCCCGGGTGGACCGGCTGGAAGAGGCCCTGCGCACCCTGCAAGAGGCCCAGGCCAACCAGGCCAGCACCCTGCCGGCCAACCTGCGGCAGGTGACAGCCCAGGCGGCGGCCCAGAACTGCGCCAACAGCCTGACCCGGGAACTGGAAAGCTTCCGCGAAAACAGCCTGGACCGCCGCTATCCCACCGCTGCGCAGCTGGTGCTGCCCCCGGCCTGCGCCGATCAGCGGGTGAACTGGCTGAGCCGCAGCCCCCAGACCTACACCTTCACCGTGACCGACGCCCAGGGCCGCGAGCTGGCGCGTCAGAGCGGGTCGTAGGCGCCGCTGGCCACAGGACCGTCTTCGGGTTCGGCCGCCGGGACGATGGCAAAGGTGGTCACCTGCGTTCCCGTAAAGCCCAGGACCAGGGCCCAGACGATCTGCGGGGCCTTCTGAAATACGGCGCTGCGCACATAGAAGGTTTCACCAGCGCGCGTGAAGGTGCGTTCGCCCACCACGCGGGTCTCGGCGCCGTAGGTCTGGACGCCCGCCACCCGGTAGGCCCGGAAAGCCGCCAGTGAGGCCCCCCACTGCCCGCGCACCCCGGGACTGAAGGCCCGCCACAGCCCGTCCAGGCGCACCGCATAGAACTCGGTCAGCAGCGCCCGGCCCCGCAGCAGCGCGGTGCGCTCCGCAGCGCTGGGCGCCGGGCTGAGCGCTGGCGGCGCCCCGGCCTGCGCCTGCGGCAGCGGAGAAGACAGAAGAACGAGGCCCAGGGCCGCCGCACGCTGCAAGGTGGTCATGGATCAGGGTACGCACGCCAGCGCCCCGCCGCTGTCAGCCTGCCGACGATTCTGGGGCAGGCTCCAGCCGCGCTTCGAGCACCACCACCGCCGAGGCGTGTTCCTTGGTGTGGGTCAGGCTCAGGTGCGCCTGCCAGCCACGGGCCTGCAGTTCGGCCGCGATCTCCGGGCAAAACCCCAGGACCGGCGGGGCAAAGGGGAAAGGCCCGTCCGGGGTGCGCTCGCGCTCCACCCACACGTCCCTCCAGCCGTGGGGGCGGGGCCAGACTTTCTGAAAGGCTTCCTTGGCCGCAAAACGGGCCGCGAGGCTGGGGGCGGGGTCTTGCAGCCGGGCGCAGTAGGCCAGTTCAGTGGGCGCAAACAGCTTCTCGGCGCGGCGGCCCTCGCGGTCCAGCATCCGGCGAATGCGCTCGATCTCGATCAGGTCATGCCCCACAGCCACAATCATCCGCCCCCAGCATACGGCCCTGACCATGTGCGCCCAGCAGATGTGCCCTATGCTGCGCGCGTGACCGGCACCGAGCCGCTGTTTCCCGAGGCCCTGCGCCTGACCACCCTCGCCGCCGCGCTGCGCGGCACCCAGGCGCAGTGGCCGGGCCTGGGCGTGGTTCGCGTGCGCGTGTTTGGTTCCGTGGCCCGGGGCGAGGCCACCCCGGCGAGCGACATTGACCTGCTGGTGGACTTTGGCCCCGACACGCCGCGCGGCCTGCTGGACCTGATGCGGGTGCGCGAGGTCTTTGAGGCCGCCCTGGGCCGCCGGGTAGACGTGGTGACCCCCGGCGCCCTGCGCCCGCCGCTGCGCGGTGAGATTCTGGCCGACGCCGTGGACGTGCTGCACGTGCCCGACCCCGCGCCCCGCAGCCACCGCGCCAAACGCTGGCGCTGGCGGGTGTACGACCTGCTGGGCGCCATTGACCGGATGACCGAGTACACCGCCGGGCATTCCCTGACCACCTTTACCCGCGACGAGATCGTGCAAGACGCCGTGCTGCACACCCTGGCCCGGCTGGGCGAAACCACCAAGTTCATTCCGCAGAGCGTGCAGGACCGCCACCCGGAGGTGCCCTGGGCGCTGCTGCGGGATGTGCGCAATCTGGTGTCGCACGATTATTTCGGGATTGAGGCGGGGCTGATCTGGCACACGGCGCGGGTGGAGCTGCCGGGGCTTCGGGGGCGGCTACAGGCGTTGGCGGATGGGGAGAAGTGAGGGGGGGTCTTGTGCGGTGGCTGGCCCTGGGTGGCCCCACCCCCCCAGCCCCCCTCCCCCAGACTCGCAGAGCTGCGCAGCAGAGGGGCAGGGGGGAGTTTTTCCGCTGCGCTCGGCAAACGTTGACTGACGCGGTAGAGCGGTCCTCCTTCGCCCCGCTGTGTACGCCGTGGCATTCCTCCGCCCATCGCCGTACGCCCGCGCGCTCCGCGCCAAGGAGGAAGTGAGCCTATGTCACCCAATCAAGATGAGTGAGGGGCCGCCCCCGAACGGATGGGGCCACGTTCGACGGCTTCCGTTGCTTGCCCTGTAAAGGTGACAGGTGGGGACGCTTCAGGCACGAGGTTCGACTTTGGAACAGCAACCAGCAGCTTCAGCTGTTCGCTGTTCCAAAGTAGAACCCTCCAGGCCGCACCAAGCCTTCTTGCCCCGTTTCCGCCCAGGTCCAGACGAGGCCGTCGTGCCCGAAGGGCGCGGGCCATTGCGCGAAGGCGGAGGATGGCGTCGAGGCCGGACACGTCAACGAAGAGAGCAACTCAGCCGACTTCAGTAAAAACTCTTGCCCAGCGCAACGTTGCTCCCCCTGCCCCTCTGGGGTAGGGGGCTGGGGGGTGGGGCAACCGCCGAAACCTCATCTACCCCTCTTTACTTTAGACAACCCCTTAACTACGATAAGCCCATGGCCTTGACCGAGACCGAAGCCGCGCTCCTGGCCCTTATCCGCGAATCCCCCCTCGCCGCCCCCGAAGACCTCGCCCGCCGCCTGGGCACCTCGCGCGCCGCTGTGAATGTTCATGTCAGCCATCTGGTGAAAAAGGGCGCCCTGCTGGGCCGGGGCTACCTGCTGCCCCCCGACCAGGGCCCTGGCCGCGTGGTGGTGGTGGGCGGCGCCAACGTGGACGTCAAGGCCCGCACCCTGGCCCCGGTGGTGCCCGGCACCAGTAACCCCGGCGCTGCTGCCCAGGCGCCCGGCGGCGTGGCCCGCAACGTGGCCGAGAACCTGGCGCGGCTGGGCGTGGCGGTCAGCCTGATAGCGGCCGTGGGGCGCGATTCCCTGGGCGACTGGCTGCTGCGGGAAACCGAGGCGGCCGGGGTGGACGTGCGCGCGGTGCTGCGCGCCCCTGGGGTGGCCACGGGCACCTACACCGCCGTGCTGGACCCGGGCGGTGAACTGGTGGTGGCCGTGGCCGCCATGGCCGCCACTGAGGCCCTCACCCCCGCCGAGATGCAGGCGCGCCGGGGGGTGCTGCGCGGCGCCGCCTGGGTGGTGGCCGACGGCAACCTGCCCCCGCCCACGCTCTCGCACCTGCTGACCCTGGCCCACGACGCCGGGGTGCCGGTGGTGTTCGAGCCGGTCAGTGTGCCCAAGGCCGCGCGGCTGCGGCCCCTGCTGGCCTCAGGGCTGGCGCCGCACACCGTCACGCCGAACGTGGCGGAACTGGGCGCCCTGCTGGGCCGCGCCCTGCCCGACGAGCCTGGCGCCCTGCACGCCGCCGCCGCCGAGTTGCAGGCCCAGGGTGTGGCGGTGGTGTGGGTGCGCCGGGGCGAACGCG
Proteins encoded in this window:
- a CDS encoding PfkB family carbohydrate kinase, coding for MALTETEAALLALIRESPLAAPEDLARRLGTSRAAVNVHVSHLVKKGALLGRGYLLPPDQGPGRVVVVGGANVDVKARTLAPVVPGTSNPGAAAQAPGGVARNVAENLARLGVAVSLIAAVGRDSLGDWLLRETEAAGVDVRAVLRAPGVATGTYTAVLDPGGELVVAVAAMAATEALTPAEMQARRGVLRGAAWVVADGNLPPPTLSHLLTLAHDAGVPVVFEPVSVPKAARLRPLLASGLAPHTVTPNVAELGALLGRALPDEPGALHAAAAELQAQGVAVVWVRRGERGSLLATPQGTWELPALPAQVRDVTGAGDAMLAAFLAALLSGRPPQEAARAGHAAAALTVESEFAVSPTLTPAAIQARAGLSPQPQEAP
- a CDS encoding HepT-like ribonuclease domain-containing protein, whose product is MTGTEPLFPEALRLTTLAAALRGTQAQWPGLGVVRVRVFGSVARGEATPASDIDLLVDFGPDTPRGLLDLMRVREVFEAALGRRVDVVTPGALRPPLRGEILADAVDVLHVPDPAPRSHRAKRWRWRVYDLLGAIDRMTEYTAGHSLTTFTRDEIVQDAVLHTLARLGETTKFIPQSVQDRHPEVPWALLRDVRNLVSHDYFGIEAGLIWHTARVELPGLRGRLQALADGEK
- a CDS encoding class I SAM-dependent RNA methyltransferase, producing MSDALLTLEIEKLVAGGLGLARDESGVVLVRGALPGEQVTARVRAGKGVRQGEVVEVLRRSPERVDGPALPTADLAHATYEAQLNYKRAFVEEALSRIAKVRHGVAPTVPSPQPWGYRNTAQYLVTPRGLAYRERRGSEPLVVSRDPLVMPQIQAVLDRLDPAQLDPATEVAFRASRLTGEVVAALIGAGEPRQFLRASDHLMDAGVVGVSLAQPAGRRFSAGVRLIAGESEIREQFGDVQVSVSATGFAQVNPEAAGLAYRRAAELAGKGEHAVDLYGGAGAIGRHLAPHFRRVTVLDAAPEALARGRQDVAQSGEKNVTFRNGDAARFSELGTDVIVVDPPRAGLEEGARDHIHASTADRLVYVSCDPATWARDVGDLVRRGWKLAEVVPHDFYPQTSHVEIVSVLSR
- a CDS encoding 4'-phosphopantetheinyl transferase superfamily protein — translated: MIVAVGHDLIEIERIRRMLDREGRRAEKLFAPTELAYCARLQDPAPSLAARFAAKEAFQKVWPRPHGWRDVWVERERTPDGPFPFAPPVLGFCPEIAAELQARGWQAHLSLTHTKEHASAVVVLEARLEPAPESSAG